In Thermogemmatispora onikobensis, the genomic window AGCCGGTCATGGCATATGTTTTGGAAAAGCTATAGACGCCGATGAAGCTTCCCCGTTCGCGCTCCGCTGGGGTCAGCAGCGTAGCGGGGCTAACATGCTCGCCTTCAAAGACAAGCTCATCGTAGCATTCATCTGAGAGTAGCAGCAGTCGATGGCGGCGGGCAAAGTCCAAGAGGGCCGCGACCACGTCCCGGGGAAAGACGGCTCCTGTTGGATTGCCTGGACTGTTGATGATCAGCAGGCGCGTGCGCGTACTGACCCGGCGTTCCAGCTCAGGCAGGTCTGGTAGCCAGCCGCTGGCTGGATCGAGCGGGTAGGGCACGGGCCTGGCGCCGACAATGGCAAGCTGGCGATAGTAGTGGGGCCAGCCGGGATCGGGCAGCAGCACCTCGTCGCCCGCCTCGACAGTTGCCAGCAGCGCTAGCTGGACGGCGCCCGTTCCACCGACGGTCACCCCAATATTGGCCGGCGAGACCTCATAGCCGTTGATGCGCCTGATCTTCTCCGCCAGGAGCTCGCGCAGCCAGGGCCAACCGCAGGATGGGCCGTAGGTTTGGGCTTCTTCCTGCAAGGAGGCAAGGGCGGCTGCGGTGATGTGGGGCGGGGTGCGAAAGCTCGGCTCGCCAATCTCCAGGCGGAGCAGCGCCTGACCTGCTCGCTCTTGTTCCTCAGCAACCTGGCGCAGCTCGCTGAGGGGATTAGGCGGCAGACGCTGCCAGAGGCGCTGGCCTGGCTCCTCTCTTCCCTCTGGAGTCCCTTGTTGCATATCCGCTGTGCTCTCTCTCCCTTAGTGTATCACATAGACTGGGCTGTCTGCCCATAGCTTGTCTGTCTGATCGCTTGCTCGCTGCGGCCCCGTCGCCCACTCTGTTCCCAGGTTGCTGGTGCTGCGTCAGGACCAGCGAGGGCTGGCTGGCTTCTCTTCAAATGATGCCCCGCGTGCGGAAGGAGGCGATCTCTTCCTGGCTATAGCCCAGTTCGCTCAGGAGCGCGACGCTGTGCTCACCCAGCTGTGGCGGCTGGAAGCGCGCTTCTGGGGGCGTCTCGGAGAGACGCGGGAAAGGGCGCAGGGTGCCGAGGGGTTCGCCGGCGATTTCGCTCATGTGGGCGACCCCGCGGGCCTGTGTGTGGGGGTCAGTGAGCGCCTCTTCCAGAGAATAAACCGGCCCGACGCAGGCGTCGAGATCGGCCAGCTCGGCCAGCCATTCATCGCGTGTTCTGGTTTTGAAGATGCTTTGTAGAATGGCGATCGCCTGTTGGCGCTCCTCGGGGCCGACGGGTGTATGGAAGGGCAGCAGCTCCAGGTGGCCGATGCGCGTGCAGAAGGCGTGCCAGAATTTCGGTTCGAGGGCGGCCAGAGTAATGTAGCCCCCATCTCTTGTCTCATAAATATTGTAGCAGGGCAGGCCACCATCGAGGGGAGAGTGTCCAGGTTGGGGGGCCTGGCCCGTTGTCAGGTAGCCGCTGATGGCCAGGGGGAGGAGGGCCATCGCTCCCTCTGTCATGGAGACATCGACCAGGCGTCCCTGACCGGTCTGGCTGCGCCCGACGAGGGCTGTGAGGATACCGATCACGGCCATCAGGCCACCGCCGGCCAGATCGGCTAGCTGGGTTGGGGGCATGACCGGCCTCCCCTCTTGATCGCGGTTGTAGTGCAGCAGCCCGGCGTAGCCGAGATAATTCAGGTCGTGGCCAGCGCGCTGGCTGTAGGGTCCATCCTGGCCGTAGCCGCTAATGGCGCAGTAGATCAGCTCGGGGCGAATCTCACGGAGCTGCTCATAGCCCAGGCCGAGGCGCGCCATGACCCCCGGGCGGAAGCTTTCCAGCAGGACATCGGCGCTGCGTACCAGGCGCAGGAAGATGGCCCGGCCCTCCTCAGACTTGAGGTTCAGCGTCAGGCTGCGCTTATTCCGGTTGACTGCCAGAAAGGCCAGGCCCATACCGCCGGGACCGTGGGGGGGCATGTGCCGTCCGTAGTCGCCGCTGCCAGGCTCTTCGACCTTGATGACATCAGCTCCAAAGTCGGCCAACAATTGGGAAGCGTAGCCTCCAGGCAAGAGGCGGGAGAGGTCGAGTACACGAATGCCGCTCAGAGGCTGGGTCATGCCTGCTCTCCTTACTGACTGCTGTGTGGGAACTCCTGGTCCGTCCAGGTTACTTGACGAACGTTGTCTGTCCTGTCAGCTTGAAACGATTGGTGAGCGGTGATGTTCGCTCTGTTATAGCAGGATTAGTGGACGCTGTCAATCCTCTTTCTCTTCCATCGAGGTTGGCGGCGCACAGGCAGCCTGGCCCCGGCAGGGACTCTGGCCGGCCAGGAGATAGCCTCTGCGGTCTGGGGATGCGAAGCCCAAGGGGACTGCGTGATACAATGCACTCAGAGCTATGAATCTGTTGGAAATGAGGAGCACAGGAGTAGATGCCTATCGCCATTGTTGTTCATGGAGGAGCCGGCTCGATCCCCGACGAGCGGGCCGCGGTCGCACAAGCCGGCTGCCGGGAAGCAGCTGAGCTGGGATGGCGCATTCTGGAGCAAGGAGGCTCGGCTCTCGATGCGGTCGAGGCGGCGGTGCGGGCTTTAGAAGATAATCCAGTCTATAATGCTGGCACGGGAGCCACCTTGACACAAGATGGCCGGATCGAGCTAGATGCAGGCATCATGGAAGGGCGCACCCTGCAGGTGGGGGCGGTGGCCGCTGTTGAAGGCATTAAGAATCCGATCACGCTGGCGCGACGGGTGCTGGAGAGTCCCCATGTTCTGCTTGTGGGACATGGGGCCCAGCAGTTTGCCCTGGAGCAGGGGATTCCGCTCTGCCGTACCGAAGAGCTGTTGACTGACTATCAGTATCGCCGCTGGCGCGAGGGGCAGCGGGGCGTCGCGAGCCAGGCGGATGAAGATGACGAGGAGGAGCCGCCTTTCTACCGTCTGGAGGTGGCCACAACGATGTTTGCCTCAGATGAGGGGGAGCCTCCTTACTATCGCCTCCAGGTCGGCGCGACCAGTATCCATTTGGAGGAGGAGCGACATGGCACGGTAGGAGCGGTGGCTCTCGATGAGTCGGGGCTGTTGGCAGCAGCCACCTCTACGGGAGGTATCTTTCAAAAGTATCCCGGGCGCGTCGGTGATACCCCGCTCGTCGGTTGCGGCTTTTATGCCGACGAGCATGCGGCTGTCTCCTGCACCGGCCAGGGAGAA contains:
- a CDS encoding pyridoxal phosphate-dependent aminotransferase, with the protein product MQQGTPEGREEPGQRLWQRLPPNPLSELRQVAEEQERAGQALLRLEIGEPSFRTPPHITAAALASLQEEAQTYGPSCGWPWLRELLAEKIRRINGYEVSPANIGVTVGGTGAVQLALLATVEAGDEVLLPDPGWPHYYRQLAIVGARPVPYPLDPASGWLPDLPELERRVSTRTRLLIINSPGNPTGAVFPRDVVAALLDFARRHRLLLLSDECYDELVFEGEHVSPATLLTPAERERGSFIGVYSFSKTYAMTGWRIGYLVAGQTLMRSLSQVLDASYTSLPLATQRAAAAALRGPQDCVAQMRTAYRQRRDRAVALLKRYGRYEYTPHGAFYILVKTSSQQDRGHRSNSSASAQPNAFALELLRQRKVLVVPGSLFGPQTVDYVRVSLGAEEETIEQGLSAICELCEEREHAPGVGEARKHSKELEKY
- a CDS encoding CaiB/BaiF CoA transferase family protein; this translates as MTQPLSGIRVLDLSRLLPGGYASQLLADFGADVIKVEEPGSGDYGRHMPPHGPGGMGLAFLAVNRNKRSLTLNLKSEEGRAIFLRLVRSADVLLESFRPGVMARLGLGYEQLREIRPELIYCAISGYGQDGPYSQRAGHDLNYLGYAGLLHYNRDQEGRPVMPPTQLADLAGGGLMAVIGILTALVGRSQTGQGRLVDVSMTEGAMALLPLAISGYLTTGQAPQPGHSPLDGGLPCYNIYETRDGGYITLAALEPKFWHAFCTRIGHLELLPFHTPVGPEERQQAIAILQSIFKTRTRDEWLAELADLDACVGPVYSLEEALTDPHTQARGVAHMSEIAGEPLGTLRPFPRLSETPPEARFQPPQLGEHSVALLSELGYSQEEIASFRTRGII
- a CDS encoding isoaspartyl peptidase/L-asparaginase family protein, giving the protein MPIAIVVHGGAGSIPDERAAVAQAGCREAAELGWRILEQGGSALDAVEAAVRALEDNPVYNAGTGATLTQDGRIELDAGIMEGRTLQVGAVAAVEGIKNPITLARRVLESPHVLLVGHGAQQFALEQGIPLCRTEELLTDYQYRRWREGQRGVASQADEDDEEEPPFYRLEVATTMFASDEGEPPYYRLQVGATSIHLEEERHGTVGAVALDESGLLAAATSTGGIFQKYPGRVGDTPLVGCGFYADEHAAVSCTGQGEDFVRLLLARRAADFVALGASAGVAAQAAISVLGAKASGKGGLIIVDAAGQVGLAHNSPQMAYAYRSSGMDQPVCGV